The region TCCTTCTTTTTTTCCATGTTTAGGCATGGTTTGTCTGGATCTTCCTCGCATATCCATCAGAAAAACTCGGTATCCGTATTTGAGTGCGAGTTCTTTTGCCAGTTTGTCCATCACAGATCGTCTGCAGAAAAATCCAGGAATGAGTAATAGATTTTTTCCTGTGTTGTTTAATTTCTCTGGGGTAAAACTTTTTAAGGAAACCGCATAACCATCAGTAGTTGGAATGATAAAAGATGCATCCATTCTATATTCAATATTATACTGGTGGGATTTGAATATAATCGACGTGACCGGTTCTTTTTGGTCTTTTGTTGTTGTGTAAAACAAGTTTCTAGAATTAGAAACAGTATCCGCTTTTTCGATATTCTTTTGAGCAATGTAATGGTCGTTCCCTGATTCCATTTCTTTTGCTACCACAAACTCAATCACATCAAACAAAGAATAAAGTTGGAGAGTGAGGGGACGAACCTTGTCTTCAGGAATTGGATCTTTAGTAATTCCCCATAAAATTCCAATTGGATTTTCGTTCACAAAAAGTGGAATCCCAATGGCGTGGTTCATTGTTTCTGAGAGTAAAACTTTTTTCTCAGGATGGATTTCTTCCTCTTTTAAGTTAACAAAGGTAACTTCCGGTCTAAGGCCTTTATTAAAATCAATGATAGATTTACGGATGAACCTTGCAGACTCATTCCTTGGATCTGCTAGATGGATGGGGCGGGATTTTTTGATGTATTCTTCGATCCCTGGAATTCGGCGTCGCTCTGCAATTTCTTTGAGTTTGAAGTGAGTGGCTGTGGCCACAATTTTCATTTCTTCTTGGTCGATGACTTCAAAAATAGAAAAATTAAAAATGGGGTCATCGTTGAAATCCACGAGAGAAACCATTTTATTTGTGAAGGATTGCCAAATATTTTCCAAAAATTGGAACGTAGGTTTTGGCACCGGGAAAATGTAAATTTTATCCGGGTTTACCATGAGACTTTTATTGCTGTCTCGGGAGGAAATTTTGATCAAACGATCTTCCAACGAATTTTCTTCAAGTGCCATTTAGCATCCTTTCTATTTATCAGGCAATACGGGTGCGCTATACTCTATTTTCGACTTTTCATCTGCCTGTGAACTAAAAAATAAAGCTAATATGCAACAATCTGATTTCGAATCCATTTCAAGAGTATCCGTTCCCGAATTAGACTCCATTTTAGGAAAACCATTTCCGGTTTTGGATGATGGGTTTGTCAGACTCGTTGATTACATGGGATCTGATGAATCAATCGTTCAGGCCGCACGCGTTTCGTACGGAAAAGGAACAAAAAAAGTTAGTGAGGATCGTGGACTCATTCGGTATCTTATGCGCCACCGCCATAGCACTCCGTTTGAAATGTGCGAACTAAAGCTACATGTTCGTGTTCCTATGGACACTTGGCGTCAGTGGATCCGCCACCGTATGGCAAATGTCAATGAATACTCTACGCGTTACTCCGTAGCCATCGACTCAGCACAAACCACACTTCCTGGAGAATGGCGAATCCAATCTGTGGGAAACAAACAAGGTAGTAATGGATATTTAGAATTATCCAAAGGTGACCACCTAACAAAAAGAGAAACTGAATACCAAAAATTTGCTTCTGAAATTTATAATGAAAGATTAGAGATGGGTGTGGCGCGGGAACAAGCTAGAAAAGATTTACCACTAGCCACTTACACAGAAGCGTATTGGAAAATTGACTTACATAACTTACTTCATTTTTTGGCACTTCGTATGGATGATCATGCGCAATTGGAAGTTCGTTTGTTTGCAAAAACCATTGGAGAACAAATCGTACAAAAGTGGGTTCCGAATGCTTGGGAAGCATTTGTCGACTACCGTCTGTCTGCCCTCAATTTGACTAAATATGACACAGAAATCATCAATGCTCTGAATACTTCCGGGAAAGAAGGTGCTAAAAAGAAGGCAATCGAACTAGGTTTGTTAGATGAACAAGGTTCCACCGCTAAAAAAAGCAGAGAACGTGAGGAATTAGAGTACAAATTGAAAGATATGGGTTTTGCCATTCCTTGGTAGAAAATTTGTAATGTAAATTTATTGATAAAATTGATTGATAAATTTTTTCAATGTGGTTGTTAGAAGGATTATGAGCCTCAGAATCTTTCTAACCCTTTGTTCCATCCTTCTAACTAGTGTTTCCCTTTCTGCGGAAGAATTTGCAGTGGCAACTTTTACCCGCGGTAAGGTAAGTTTTCTTGCTGCTACTGATTCCTCCAAACTTTGGAAAACACTCAAAGTCAATGATGTTCTGAAACCAGGGGATAGAATCAAAACTGGCAACGGATCTAAAGTGGATTTTTTCTACAAAGAAACAGAAATCCGAATCCAACCAAACACTGACTTTACGC is a window of Leptospira kanakyensis DNA encoding:
- a CDS encoding alpha/beta fold hydrolase; the encoded protein is MALEENSLEDRLIKISSRDSNKSLMVNPDKIYIFPVPKPTFQFLENIWQSFTNKMVSLVDFNDDPIFNFSIFEVIDQEEMKIVATATHFKLKEIAERRRIPGIEEYIKKSRPIHLADPRNESARFIRKSIIDFNKGLRPEVTFVNLKEEEIHPEKKVLLSETMNHAIGIPLFVNENPIGILWGITKDPIPEDKVRPLTLQLYSLFDVIEFVVAKEMESGNDHYIAQKNIEKADTVSNSRNLFYTTTKDQKEPVTSIIFKSHQYNIEYRMDASFIIPTTDGYAVSLKSFTPEKLNNTGKNLLLIPGFFCRRSVMDKLAKELALKYGYRVFLMDMRGRSRQTMPKHGKKEGWTVDNYIQDDFPEILRWIRWHYPSERTVVLGHSMGGMIPRFYVSSYDKIKELKEEFNLPQPEEYIAGIVSITSPNYISLKSNFIGLDTLKRGFSMLPHKMISDMILSMASFSMQATIQTIDLKKFFKLILNLHSSLRSFSYNIGTKVLTIKDFVGYKEITPPEWYFLMEDVFCEESVSVIMQFFQSQISNERSFWSNDGRINYTENFLNNFNMPIYSVVGTVDKIVPEESLTELKDLKSENKVITYYEQGHLGIIFHGETVRKICKGIDEWIQGLK
- the thyX gene encoding FAD-dependent thymidylate synthase, which translates into the protein MQQSDFESISRVSVPELDSILGKPFPVLDDGFVRLVDYMGSDESIVQAARVSYGKGTKKVSEDRGLIRYLMRHRHSTPFEMCELKLHVRVPMDTWRQWIRHRMANVNEYSTRYSVAIDSAQTTLPGEWRIQSVGNKQGSNGYLELSKGDHLTKRETEYQKFASEIYNERLEMGVAREQARKDLPLATYTEAYWKIDLHNLLHFLALRMDDHAQLEVRLFAKTIGEQIVQKWVPNAWEAFVDYRLSALNLTKYDTEIINALNTSGKEGAKKKAIELGLLDEQGSTAKKSREREELEYKLKDMGFAIPW